The following nucleotide sequence is from Psychroflexus torquis ATCC 700755.
TTGGTACCTTGCCGCATATTTAATCACCTTTTCCAGAAAGGTTAAATCTCCGTCGGTAGCTTGAAAATATTGAGCTCTATGCACTTCTCCCAAGCTATCGAAAGCTCCCGCATAAGCCAAGCTTTCAAAAGCTTTCTTGTTGGCAGCTCGAAGATCGATGCGTTTGGACAAATCAAAAATAGAGAGGTAATGACCTTTCTTCCGGTGTTCTACGATGGTATTCACCGCTCCTCCGCCAACGCCTTTAATAGCGCCCATGCCAAACCGAACAGCATCGTCTTTGTTCACTGAAAATTTATAATAAGATTCATTCACGTCTGGTCCCAAAACTGGTAAACGCATTCGCTTGCATTCCTCCATAAAAAAGGAAACTTTCTTGATGTCACTCATATTATTAGAAAGGACAGCTGCCATATATTCTGCTGGATAATGAGCTTTTAAGTATGCTGTTTGGTAAGCAACAAAGGCGTAACAAGTCGAGTGGGATTTGTTGAAAGCATAACTGGCAAAAGCTTCCCAGTCTTTCCAGATTTTCTCTAGCTTTTCTTCATTGTGCCCATTGTCTTTTGCTTGATTAATAAACTTTGGTTTAAGTTTAGCTAAGACATCTTTCAACTTTTTACCCATGGCTTTCCTCAAGACATCAGCTTCACCTTTCGTAAAGCTGGCCAATTTTTGCGAGAGCAGCATCACTTGCTCTTGGTAAACCGTAATCCCATAAGTTTCCTCAAGATATTCTTGCATTTCAGGCAAATCGTAAGAGATGTCCTCCTCCCCGTGTTTCCGTTTAATAAAACTCGGGATATACTCCATTGGCCCAGGTCTATACAAAGCATTCATCGCGATAAGATCTCCAAACACCGTTGGCTTTAGATCTTTCATGTGTTTTTGCATTCCTAGAGATTCATATTGAAAAATCCCAACGGTTTCTCCACGTTGAAAGAGCTCATAGGTCTTTTCATCATCTAGTGGGAAAGCTTCAGGATCTAGATCGACTTCGTGGCGTGCTTTTACAATCTCAACGGTATCTTTAATTAGGGTTAAGGTCTTTAACCCCAAAAAGTCCATTTTCAAAAGACCTGCATCTTCTACCACTGAGTTGTCGAATTGGGTAACATAGAGGTTGGAATCTTTTGCGACAGAGACGGGAACAAACTTAGTAATATCATCTGGGGTGATAATAACTCCACAAGCATGAATGCCTGTATTCCTCACAGAACCTTCCAAAATCCTAGCTTGGTTTACCGTTTCAGCTTCTGGAGAATCTTGTTCTGAAATAGCAATAAGTTCTAAGACTTTATCCACTTCTTCGGATCTAAATTTCTTCCGAATTTCCTTTTCGTTCATACTAAAGATTTTCCCTAGCTTGGACATATCAGGAATTAATTTGGCAATGCGATCAGCCTCATACAAAGGCAAATCCAAAACTCTTGCGGTATCTCTTATAGCAGATTTAGCTGCCATTGTTCCATAAGTGATAATTTGTGCAACTTGATTTTGACCGTACTTCTCAATCACATAATCCATTACTTTACTTCGTCCTTCGTCATCAAAATCGATATCGATATCGGGCATACTCACTCGCTCTGGATTTAAAAACCGCTCGAAAAGTAAGTCGTATTTTATAGGATCTATATTGGTAATCTTCAAGCAATAGGCTACTGCACTACCCGCTGCAGAACCACGTCCTGGACCTACCGAAACTCCCATCTTTCTCGCTTCGCGAATAAAATCTTCCACGATTAAGAAATAACCAGGATAACCTGTATTGGCAATGACCGAAAGTTCAAAATCCAATCGGTCTTTGATCTCTTCACTTAATTCTCCGTAACGCCTTTTAGCCCCCTCGAATGTGAGGTGCTTTAAGTATGCATTTTCTCCACGCTTACCAGCATCTGTTTTATCCGCCTCGTCCAAAAATTGTTCTGGGATTACAAAAGCCGGTAATAATACCTCTCTAGCCAGTTCAAAGGCTTCAACCTTATTGGCGATAGCCTCTGTATTGGAAATGGCTTGAGGTAAGTCTTTAAAAAGAGATTTCATCTCCTCAGCAGACTTGAAGTAGTACTGGTCATTCGGAAGTCCGTAACGGTAACCACGGCCACGACCTATAGGAGTGGCTTGCTTCTCCCCTTCTTTAACACACAATAAAATATCGTGCGCATTGGCATCTTTTTGATCTGCGTAATAGGTATTATTAGTCGCTACTAAATTGATATCGTGCTTATTGGCAAGTCGAATTAAAGCTTCATTGGCGCGCTCTTCATCTTCTTGCTGATGACGCATAATTTCTACATAAAAATCATCGCCAAAAGTCTCCTTCCACCAGACCAAGGACTCTTCTGCTTGGTTTTCTCCAAGATTTAAAAGTTTACTAGCAATTTCACCATAGAGACTTCCCGATAAAACTATGAGGTCATCTTTATAGGTTTCAATAAGCTTTTTATCAATTCTAGGGATATAGTAAAAGCCTTTGGTAAAGCCCATAGAAGACATTTTTGCTAGATTGTGATAGCCTTTTTTATTCTTGGCTAGAATCACCATTTGGTAGCCATTGTCTTTATGAGTTCTATCGGTATGATCTTCGCACACAAAAAATTCACAACCAATAATCGGTTTTATAGGTTGTGAAGTGTTTTCAGAATCATTGGCAATGGCGGAATTGTGTTTTTTAACAGCATTCACAAAGTGAAATGCCCCCATCATATTAGCATGGTCAGTTATAGCTACTGCTGGCATATTGTGTTTTGCCGCTGCCGCTACCAGATCTGGGACAGCCATCGTAGATTGCAAGACGGAGAATTGAGTATGGTTATGAAGATGAACAAAACTAGACTCCTGTAGTTGTTCTAAATTCTCATCAAGCTCTGCTTTAGAAGGTCCGCTTTCTTCTGATTTTGCTTCTAATTTTGCTTTTAATTGAGCAGAAGCTTTTTTAAGGTTAATATGATTAAGACCAACCTTACTTAGAGGCCCCGTATGCCTAGACTTAAATTCTTGAAGATAACTACGCTCTGCCTGTAGTTCATTTTCTGTGTAATTTCCCGTGCGGATCAGCTCCAGAAAACAACGTGTCGTCGCTTCCACATCTGCTGTCGCATTATGAGCCTCATTAAAAGGCTGTCCAAAAAGATATTGGTGTAATTCAGTTAATGTAGGGAGTTTGAATTTTCCTCCACGCCCCCCAGGAATTTGACAAAGCTTAGCTGTTTTTTCTGTACAGGTATCCAATACAGGCATGGATGCCATTAAAGATTCTAGTTGAGCTCTATGGAATTCGGCTCCCATCACGTTTACATCGAAACCAACATTCTGCCCAACCACAAACTTAGATTCTGATAAGGCTTCATTGAACTCTGCTAATACCATGTCCAAAGACTCCCCTTTTTGCAGAGCCAAGGCAGTAGAAATACCATGAATGCGCTCTGCATCGTAGGGGATATCAAATCCCTCAGGACGAATCAAGTAATCTTTAGCTTTTACAAGATTTCCCCACTCATCATGAACTTGCCAAGCGATTTGTATAGCTCTAGGCCAGTTGTCGGTATCAGTGATTGGCGCATTCCAACGCTTAGGTAATCCTGTGGTTTCGGTATCGAAAATAATATACATGAAGCAGTTTTTGAAGTATAAAATTAGCGAAAAACAGAGTTTAAAATAGCATTATTTTGATTTTATCTGTACTAAATTATGAGATTTTGAAAGGGCTAACGCCCCCCAACTAAGATATCAGGGCTACGCCCCTCTAACTAAGATATCAGGGCTACGCCCCCAACTAAGATGCTAGAGTTAACGCTCGTTACCCTATAATATAGGGGCGTAGCCCTGATCTCTTCATAACACAGACTGCAAAGCCCCAACTAAGATATCAGGGCTACGCCCCTGACTAAGATGCTAGAGTTAACGCTCGTTACCTTATAATCTAGGGGCGTAGCCCTGATATCTTTCTTAATCATACCATTCAAATAAATATTTTGCATCATATTCGACTTCAAATTTTTTGAGAAGTGACAAATATTCATCTCTGAACGTTTGCTTTTTATGATGTTCAGGCTGATTCAAAATATATTTTACCACCCTGTCGATATGGGATTTGGAATAGGTAAAAGCCCCATAACCATTTTGCCAATAAAATTTACCAGAGATGAATTTTTTCTCATTAAGCCATTTAGAAGAGCCTGATTTTACCTGTTCCATAAGCTTAGATGGAGAAATCGCTGGATGCATCCCTACGAAGATGTGTGTATGGTCAGGATTGCAATAGATCGCATAGGTTTTGCATTTTTGGTTGGTAATTATGCCGCACATCACCTTTTCCAATTCGTCTCTGAAGGATTCTTTGATTAGGTTTTGTCGTCTTTTTACAGAAAAAACAAATTGGACGTATAATTGTGTGTATGTATTTGCCATCGGTACCAAGATTACAGGGCTAATGCCCCTAGGTTACTAAGATTACAGGGCTGACGCCCCTAGGTTAATGAGATATCAGGGCTACGCCCCTTACCAAGATTACAGGGCTAACGCCCCCTACTCATGATGCCACTCATCAGCCCGACGATCGCAGGGCTACGCCCCTAAGTTAACGAGATATTAGGGCTACGCCCCTTCTACATCCTAAATATAAGAATATCATCATTAATCATATCTTTTTAAGAAGAAGCAAAATTAAAAAGATCTCCTTTTCTTTTGGTATCGATCTTCAACACTATTCACTTATAATTTTATGCTGGTGACCGATGGATTCCTCATGAATGGCCTTTAAAAATTTGGTTATAAATTCTTTGCTTAAATTGTTTTCAGCTCCGGCAGCAATCATAGTATCCAGAATAGAATTCCAACGTTTGGTCTGAAGAATTGCTACATTGTTTTTCTTCTTAAGGTCACCTATCTCGTCTGCTATTTTCATTCGCTTTCCCAAGAGGTCTATCAACTGATGATCAACTACATCTATTTTGGTCCTTAGGGTTTGAAGTTTATTTTGGAAAGCTGTAGCTTCTGTAAACTCCTTTCTCATTCTCAAGTCTACCGTCATTTGATCGAGGGCTTTAGGAGTAATTTGTTGCTTAGCGTCACTCCAAGCATTATCTGGATCAAAATGAGTTTCCACCATAATTCCGTCGAAATTAAGATCAAGTCCAGTCTGGCAAATGTCAAAAATAATATCACGTCGCCCTGCAATATGGGAGGGATCCAGAATGATAGGTAAATCTGGGTATTCCGACTGTAAATCGATAGCAATTTGCCATTCGGGATTATTTCTATATTTAGTTTTCTCGTAAGTCGAGAAGCCTCTGTGAATAACTCCCAAGTTTTTGATACCCGCATCGTAAAGACGTTCTACAGCTCCCAACCATAAAGCTAAATCTGGATTGACAGGATTTTTCACTAAAACTGTTTTATCAGTTCCTTTTAAGGCATCTGCAATCTCTTGAACAATAAAAGGACTTACTGTACTTCGAGCTCCAATCCAAAGGACATCAATATCAGCTTTAAGCGACATTTCTACATGAGTTTTATTGGCTACCTCAGTCGCCAATTTAAGACCAGTTTCCGCCTTAGCGGTTTTCAGCCAATCTAAACCAATAGCTCCAACACCTTCAAAATTCCCTGGGCGGGTTCTAGGCTTCCAAATTCCCGCTCGCATGATACTGGTGTCAGTGTCTTTTAATTGCTGAGCTATTTTGACCACTTGCTCTTCTGTTTCTGCACTACAAGGTCCAGCAATAACTAGAGGATGATCTAAATTAAAGTCAGTTAACCATTGTCTTTGTGTTGTGTTAATTTCCATTCTCTTCTTTTTTTATGATTCCGTTTAAAATGGGTTTCAAGTCATTGACCTCCGCCAATTGTTGATGTATACCCTTATAATTTTGAGTTTCTAGTTGCTTCTGAAAAGCTTTTAAATTCTGTATGTATTCTTCCAAGGCGTATTGGACTTCTTCTTGATTTTCTTTAAAAATAGCCGTCCAGGTTACAGGGTTGGATTTGGCTAGTCTAACCGTAGAGGCAAAACCACTCCCTGCCAAATCGAATATATCTCGGTCGTTTTTTTCAATGTCCAACACTGTTTTACCAAGCATAAAGGAGCTGATGTGTGACAAATGAGAGACGTAGGCTAAATGCTTGTCATGGGCTTTGGCCCCCATATATTTTAACGTCATGTGTAGAGGAGCAATTAAACTTTTAGCTATCTGTAAGAGACTAACCTCTGTGTGTTCAGCCTCACATAAAATCATGGTTTTGTGATCAAATAAAGAATCAAAAGCAGCTTCAGGTCCAGAAAATTCAGTCCCTGCGATAGGGTGAGCAGCCAAAAACTGATGCCGCTTCGGGTTTTTGGCGACCGCTTCACATAACTGTCCTTTTGTAGACCCCATATCCATCACCAAAGCTTGAGGATGAATTTTATCTAAAATTTCTTGTAATAATAGAGAGGCATGGTCCACAGGGATACTGAGGATGACAACATCCATTTCAGACCATGCTGACTCTTCCAAAACTTGGTCGATAATATTCAAGGTTAAGGCCTTTTGTAGATGCTCAGAATTTTTATCCATACCAAAAACTTGGACATCTGAAAAATTTCTCTTCATGGATAAGGCAAAAGATCCTCCTATTAAACCTAAACCTATACATCCTATTTTCATACAGTTTCAAGTTTTGAGATTCTCTCTTTACAAATGCTAAGTTCCTCCTCAGAAACACATAATGAAAAGCGGAGATAATTAGACCCATTAGATCCAAATACATCACCGGGGGTTACAAATACATTTCTTTTGTATAGGAGCTCATCTGCCAGTTCTTTTGCAGATTGAGAAGAATTCACTTTGCCCCACACAAAAAGTCCAACTGCAGATTTATCAAAACTCAGGTTTAACGTTTCACACATCTCCCAAAGGATAGCCCTGCGTTTTTTGTAAACAGTATTCTGAGCATCAAACCAGTCGTTTTTTAGCTCCAAAGCTTTGGTCGCTGCCTTTTGAATAGGAAAAAACATCCCACTATCCATATTGCTCTTCACCTTTAATACGGCTGAAATAAATTCAGAATGACCCACTAAAAACCCAACTCTGAATCCTGCTAAATTGTAAGACTTACTGAGCGAGTTTAATTCCAAACAGACCTCTTTGGCTCCTTCCAGTTGAAAAATAGAGAATTTATCATCGGTGAGGACCATGCTGTAGGGATTGTCATTGACCAACAAGATTTTATTAGCTTTTGCAAAATGAATCAGCTCTTGTAGTTTTACTCTATCTGCTGCTTGACCTGTGGGCATATTTGGATAGTTGATCCACATCAACTTCACCTTGGCTAGGTCTAATTTTTGAAGCGCTTCAAGATCTGGATGCCACGCATTTCCTTCTGTTAAATCATACGAGATAAGTTCAGCATTCAAAAGCTTAGTCGCTGCTTGATAAGTGGGATATCCTGGATTAGGGACTAAAACCTGATCTCCTTCGTTTAAAAAAGCCATTGAAATTAAAGAAATTCCTTCTTTAGACCCCATCAGCGGAAGCACCTCGTTTTCTTTATCAATTTGGACCGCATACTGATTTCCATAAAAACCACACATCGCTTGTCTCAATTCATCTAAACCTTTATAGGCTTGATATTGATAGGCCCCATGTTGTGTTGTCGCCTTCACCAATTCGTCAACAACCTCTTGAGGGGGCGCTAAATCTGGACTTCCAATTCCTAAATTGATGATCGGTTTTCCTGCTTTTTTAAGTTGAGCAACTTCTCTCAGCTTTTTGCTGAAATAGTACTCTTCTGTCTTCTGGAGTCGGTTGGATACTGAAATCATGACTTTCCACTTTTATATTGACCTACACAGGTCGGATTGATACTAAGGTTTGATATGGCTTTAAAAGCGTCTTGAAAATGTTCTAGACTTGTAAATGCAACGTCCACAATAAAGGCATACTTCCATACTTCCTCAGGAATGGGGATACTTTGGATCTTCGTTAAGTTTAATCCATGATCTGCCATGACATTAAGGACGTTTGCTAAGCTTCCCGATTCGTGGGCTATTTCAAATTTTAGAGTGGCTTTGTTCACTTCTTTAATTGAGTTCCCTAGTTTTTCGATAACGACAAAACGGGTTTCGTTAGCGCTATAGTTTTGGACATCTTCCACAATCACTTTTAAATTATAAAGTTCTGCAGTCCCTTTTGGCACTAAGGCTCCGACACCAAACAGGCGTTGCTCTGCAAGCTGCTGAGCGGGGAGCGCTGTGTCTACATCTTCAACAAGATGGATATGGCTATGGTTTCCAAAAAAATGGCTACACTGGTGCAATGCCATTTGGTGAGACCTCACTTCTTTTAGGTCTTCTAATTTCTGTCCTGTCAGAGCCACTAAATTGTGACTTATGTTTAGATAATGCTCTGCAGTCACTTGAAGATCATGGTCCAAAATAAGGCGGTAATTGGGAAGGATACTCCCTGCTATAGAATTCTCAATAGCCATCACTCCTTTTTCACATTCATCACTTATGATAGCCTGAACGAGTTTTTGGAATGTCATACATTCTAAAGCCTCGACATCGGTTTCTCCAAAAAGCTCTGTAAGGGCTTTATAGTGATTAGATCCTTTTATTCCTTGTATTGCTATTTTCAATTCTATAAATTAAAAAAGCCTCGTAAAAAACGAGGCTTTGTATATTTGATAATGAATTTATTTCATATCAACCCCGTTTCGCTAGACTAGCAAAATAAAAGTTGAAATAAATATAAAAACGAGTTGTCATTTGTATTGTAATATGGGACTAAATTAAAATTTATTTTGAATAAAATCCTATTAACCTAAATAAAATTCTAAATATTAGTTTTTTAGATACGCCTTTTGTCTAGGAATCGTTAGAAATTCTTTTTGTCTCCCATTCAGATAAATGACTTCTTGCCCATTAAAATAAGCACCTTCTTCCAACATCACCCTAAAAGGCTTTTCCCATTCGTCTAAGTAAACTTCAGCGTTGAGCTCTATCGCATACACCGTATTTGGGTGGAGTTCGTAATCACCAGAACCCGGTACTTTACCTTGATTGTCCCACATCCCGATAGTAGGTCCTGCAGCATGTCCATGATATCCCATGGGATGAGTATAAATAGTGCCGATTATACCTTCAGAACTCATCTTAGATCTAGCTGCTTCTAAGATTTCATTTCCAGTTCTGCCAGTTTTAAAATTGGACGTTAATATATCTTGTAACCGATTTCCAACGGCAAGAGCCTCTTTAAGATAGTGGGGAACTTCCTTTTCATCTGGCTTTAAGACGTATGCGAGTTCTTGCGTATCTGTGTTCAATCTTAAGTAGGTGATACCAAAATCCATATGTAAAATATCACCAGGCCTAATAATCTTTGGATCTGAATTAGTATCAAACGTTCTCAAATGTTCCTTGCTTTCGTTACTGCTTCTTTGAATATCTACCGTAGGATGAAACCAAGTTTCTAGACCAAGCTCTTTAATTTTATCTCTGTACCACCAGACCACATCTGTAGTACTGGTTACCCCTGGAGTAATCACCTGCTCCGATAAACCCTCTTGGATAATATGATGAGCTATAGTTTGGATGTGTTTATACGTTGCCATTTCTGAAGGTGTTCTTGTTTCCAACCAACCTACGGCAAGGGCTTCTGCAGAAGTTACTTTCTTTTGGTAGGATTTGGGCAAGTACTCCATCAGCATTTTGTATTCGGTATGGTTTAAGCCATCGGCATGTCCAAAATCTTCAGAAGTATTAATACCGATCTGCTTTGGATCGCGTTCTTTAATAAGCTCTATCAATCGCTTCCATTGGTTTGGTTCGACCTCAGGATCCCATGCTTTTTTAAAATATGAGCCCACATTATACCTAGCTACTGCCAAAGTTTCCACCTCATCTTCTCCTTCAGGCTTATACATCATTAGTATAGTCCTCCTCCGAGCCGCCAACCATGTGCTTGGCAGAAAAGTTTTAATAACTGGATCTTCATTGTATTCTCTAGAAATCACCAACCACATGTCTATCCCAGAACGGTCCATTAGTTTTGGCAAGACTGTTTCTATACGTTCTCCAAGCCATTGATCAATAACTTTAGATTGTTCCTTTTGAGATAATACAGCTATGCCTTGAGCATTGGTGGTACAGCAAATGCATGCTATAAAAAATAGGCTGAAAACTAATTTCATATGTCTGTTTTTTAATTTAAAATTAAAAATAGACATAAATTAAATAAAAAACCTCATCAATTAAATTTGATGAGGTCTGTAACTATTTCTTATAAAAGTTAGGTGATATTAACTCACTGCTTTCAATTTTCTTAAACTAGTTCTTTCAAGAGATTTTTCAGCATAGGATTTCGTTACCTTAAATTCAGTTTCATCACTTTCTGGCAGATAGAACATCGCATCGGTCAGGATAGCTTCACAAAGTGAACGTAAACCTCTTGCTCCAAGCTTGTACTCTAGTGCCTTTTGAACGATAAAATCTAAAGCCCCATCGGTAATTTGAAAATCGATATTATCCATTTCAAACAACTTTTTGTATTGTTTTATAATGGCATTTTTAGGTTCTGTCAAAATACGTCTTAGCGTCTCCTTATCCAAAGGATCCATATAGGTAAGAACAGGAAGACGACCAATAATCTCTGGGATGAGACCATAATCCTTCAAGTCCTTAGGGATAATATATTGAAGAATATTTTCTTTATCTACACTTTCACCCAATTTTGAAGCTCCATAGCCAACGGCTTGCATGTTTAAACGCTTTGAGATATTTTTCTCAATACCATCAAACGCACCTCCAGCAATAAACAATATGTTTTCTGTGTTGACTTCTATAAATTTTTGATCTGGATGCTTACGGCCTCCCTTTGGTGGTACATTAACGGTAGTGCCTTCTAAAAGTTTTAGCAAAGCTTGTTGAACACCTTCCCCACTTACATCTCTTGTAATGGAAGGATTATCACTTTTACGTGCGATTTTATCAATTTCATCGATAAATACAATCCCATGCTCAGCTTTTTCAGTATTGTAATCTGCTGCTGCAAGAAGCTTAGTCAAAATGGTTTCCACATCTTCACCAACATATCCAGCTTCGGTTAATACAGTAGCATCTACAATAGCTAGAGGAACATTAAGCATTTTAGCTATGGTTTTGGCAACAAGTGTTTTACCTGTCCCCGTTTGCCCTGCCATAATAATATTACTCTTTTGGATTTCAATGTCATCCTTAGATTTTGGCTGTAGTAATCTTTTGTAGTGATTATAAACGGCCACAGACATCACTTTTTTAGTTTGGTCTTGACCAATGACATATTGATCTAAGAAATCTTTGATAGCCTTTGGCTTTCTTAACTTCAATTCTGAAGAAAGCTCTTCTGTACTATCCTGTTTGGATTCCTCAACAACGATTCCGTGAGCTTGCTCGATACATCGGTCACAAATATGGGCGTCCAATCCTGCAATAAGTAGGTTGGTTTCAACTTTTTTGCGTCCACAAAATGAACATTCTAACTCTTCTTTAGCCATAATTTAGTCTCTAGTCAATATTTCATCAATCATTCCATACTCTTTCGCAGCATCTGATTTCATCCAGAAATCTCTATCTCCGTCTTGGTAGACCTCATCATAAGATTTTCCAGAATGTTTTGAAATGATCGTATATAATTCTTCTTTCAGCATTATGATTTGATTCGCTGTGATTTCAATATCATCTGCTTGTCCTTGTGCTCCACCCATAGGCTGATGGATCATCACTCTTGAATGAGGAAGACCACTTCGTTTTCCAGCAGTTCCTGCACAAAGCAGAACGGCTCCCATAGAAGCTGCTATTCCTGTATTAATAGTAGCCACATCCGGCTTTATAAATTGCATAGTATCATAAATTCCCAAACCAGCATAAACACTACCTCCGGGAGAGTTAATGTAAATCTGAATATCTTTTGAAGAATCTGTGCTTTCTAGAAACAAAA
It contains:
- the dnaE gene encoding DNA polymerase III subunit alpha, which codes for MYIIFDTETTGLPKRWNAPITDTDNWPRAIQIAWQVHDEWGNLVKAKDYLIRPEGFDIPYDAERIHGISTALALQKGESLDMVLAEFNEALSESKFVVGQNVGFDVNVMGAEFHRAQLESLMASMPVLDTCTEKTAKLCQIPGGRGGKFKLPTLTELHQYLFGQPFNEAHNATADVEATTRCFLELIRTGNYTENELQAERSYLQEFKSRHTGPLSKVGLNHINLKKASAQLKAKLEAKSEESGPSKAELDENLEQLQESSFVHLHNHTQFSVLQSTMAVPDLVAAAAKHNMPAVAITDHANMMGAFHFVNAVKKHNSAIANDSENTSQPIKPIIGCEFFVCEDHTDRTHKDNGYQMVILAKNKKGYHNLAKMSSMGFTKGFYYIPRIDKKLIETYKDDLIVLSGSLYGEIASKLLNLGENQAEESLVWWKETFGDDFYVEIMRHQQEDEERANEALIRLANKHDINLVATNNTYYADQKDANAHDILLCVKEGEKQATPIGRGRGYRYGLPNDQYYFKSAEEMKSLFKDLPQAISNTEAIANKVEAFELAREVLLPAFVIPEQFLDEADKTDAGKRGENAYLKHLTFEGAKRRYGELSEEIKDRLDFELSVIANTGYPGYFLIVEDFIREARKMGVSVGPGRGSAAGSAVAYCLKITNIDPIKYDLLFERFLNPERVSMPDIDIDFDDEGRSKVMDYVIEKYGQNQVAQIITYGTMAAKSAIRDTARVLDLPLYEADRIAKLIPDMSKLGKIFSMNEKEIRKKFRSEEVDKVLELIAISEQDSPEAETVNQARILEGSVRNTGIHACGVIITPDDITKFVPVSVAKDSNLYVTQFDNSVVEDAGLLKMDFLGLKTLTLIKDTVEIVKARHEVDLDPEAFPLDDEKTYELFQRGETVGIFQYESLGMQKHMKDLKPTVFGDLIAMNALYRPGPMEYIPSFIKRKHGEEDISYDLPEMQEYLEETYGITVYQEQVMLLSQKLASFTKGEADVLRKAMGKKLKDVLAKLKPKFINQAKDNGHNEEKLEKIWKDWEAFASYAFNKSHSTCYAFVAYQTAYLKAHYPAEYMAAVLSNNMSDIKKVSFFMEECKRMRLPVLGPDVNESYYKFSVNKDDAVRFGMGAIKGVGGGAVNTIVEHRKKGHYLSIFDLSKRIDLRAANKKAFESLAYAGAFDSLGEVHRAQYFQATDGDLTFLEKVIKYAARYQENKNSSQVSLFGESSEVQIPEPEVPPCEPWHSMRTLKAEKEVVGLFLSGHPLDDFKLEINSFCRSNLKEVAEIENHLNKELSLAGVVTDVNHKVSKTGKGFATFVLEDYNESHEFWIFGEEYLKFRHFLIQDNFVHLKLRATQFTNRDTGEPGRTRIGFVSFKQLQDVLKENAKKLTIQMNVDDLNEFQIKALEDLFKTHSGDHLLNFVVYEMQAKIKIHMPSKTQKVQICNELIDELSEQNIKFKIN
- the tnpA gene encoding IS200/IS605 family transposase — protein: MANTYTQLYVQFVFSVKRRQNLIKESFRDELEKVMCGIITNQKCKTYAIYCNPDHTHIFVGMHPAISPSKLMEQVKSGSSKWLNEKKFISGKFYWQNGYGAFTYSKSHIDRVVKYILNQPEHHKKQTFRDEYLSLLKKFEVEYDAKYLFEWYD
- a CDS encoding bifunctional 3-deoxy-7-phosphoheptulonate synthase/chorismate mutase type II produces the protein MEINTTQRQWLTDFNLDHPLVIAGPCSAETEEQVVKIAQQLKDTDTSIMRAGIWKPRTRPGNFEGVGAIGLDWLKTAKAETGLKLATEVANKTHVEMSLKADIDVLWIGARSTVSPFIVQEIADALKGTDKTVLVKNPVNPDLALWLGAVERLYDAGIKNLGVIHRGFSTYEKTKYRNNPEWQIAIDLQSEYPDLPIILDPSHIAGRRDIIFDICQTGLDLNFDGIMVETHFDPDNAWSDAKQQITPKALDQMTVDLRMRKEFTEATAFQNKLQTLRTKIDVVDHQLIDLLGKRMKIADEIGDLKKKNNVAILQTKRWNSILDTMIAAGAENNLSKEFITKFLKAIHEESIGHQHKIISE
- a CDS encoding prephenate dehydrogenase, yielding MKIGCIGLGLIGGSFALSMKRNFSDVQVFGMDKNSEHLQKALTLNIIDQVLEESAWSEMDVVILSIPVDHASLLLQEILDKIHPQALVMDMGSTKGQLCEAVAKNPKRHQFLAAHPIAGTEFSGPEAAFDSLFDHKTMILCEAEHTEVSLLQIAKSLIAPLHMTLKYMGAKAHDKHLAYVSHLSHISSFMLGKTVLDIEKNDRDIFDLAGSGFASTVRLAKSNPVTWTAIFKENQEEVQYALEEYIQNLKAFQKQLETQNYKGIHQQLAEVNDLKPILNGIIKKEENGN
- a CDS encoding pyridoxal phosphate-dependent aminotransferase: MISVSNRLQKTEEYYFSKKLREVAQLKKAGKPIINLGIGSPDLAPPQEVVDELVKATTQHGAYQYQAYKGLDELRQAMCGFYGNQYAVQIDKENEVLPLMGSKEGISLISMAFLNEGDQVLVPNPGYPTYQAATKLLNAELISYDLTEGNAWHPDLEALQKLDLAKVKLMWINYPNMPTGQAADRVKLQELIHFAKANKILLVNDNPYSMVLTDDKFSIFQLEGAKEVCLELNSLSKSYNLAGFRVGFLVGHSEFISAVLKVKSNMDSGMFFPIQKAATKALELKNDWFDAQNTVYKKRRAILWEMCETLNLSFDKSAVGLFVWGKVNSSQSAKELADELLYKRNVFVTPGDVFGSNGSNYLRFSLCVSEEELSICKERISKLETV
- a CDS encoding prephenate dehydratase gives rise to the protein MELKIAIQGIKGSNHYKALTELFGETDVEALECMTFQKLVQAIISDECEKGVMAIENSIAGSILPNYRLILDHDLQVTAEHYLNISHNLVALTGQKLEDLKEVRSHQMALHQCSHFFGNHSHIHLVEDVDTALPAQQLAEQRLFGVGALVPKGTAELYNLKVIVEDVQNYSANETRFVVIEKLGNSIKEVNKATLKFEIAHESGSLANVLNVMADHGLNLTKIQSIPIPEEVWKYAFIVDVAFTSLEHFQDAFKAISNLSINPTCVGQYKSGKS
- a CDS encoding M24 family metallopeptidase: MKLVFSLFFIACICCTTNAQGIAVLSQKEQSKVIDQWLGERIETVLPKLMDRSGIDMWLVISREYNEDPVIKTFLPSTWLAARRRTILMMYKPEGEDEVETLAVARYNVGSYFKKAWDPEVEPNQWKRLIELIKERDPKQIGINTSEDFGHADGLNHTEYKMLMEYLPKSYQKKVTSAEALAVGWLETRTPSEMATYKHIQTIAHHIIQEGLSEQVITPGVTSTTDVVWWYRDKIKELGLETWFHPTVDIQRSSNESKEHLRTFDTNSDPKIIRPGDILHMDFGITYLRLNTDTQELAYVLKPDEKEVPHYLKEALAVGNRLQDILTSNFKTGRTGNEILEAARSKMSSEGIIGTIYTHPMGYHGHAAGPTIGMWDNQGKVPGSGDYELHPNTVYAIELNAEVYLDEWEKPFRVMLEEGAYFNGQEVIYLNGRQKEFLTIPRQKAYLKN